The segment GGCGCGCGCTCGTCCTGGCGAAAGGGCTTTTCGCCGAGCGCGGACGCAAGGATGCGGTCATCGGGGGAGCATGAGCCTTCCTCCTCGCCGGATGATCGGGGACGCGGTCCTGGCCCTCCTGGCCGCGGCGCCGCTGGCCTGGGCGTGCGGGCTCGGCGAAGGCGGGCCGGCGCTCCTCCTCCTGGGCCGGGCGGCGGCCGTGCTCGGCCTCTCTTTGCTCCTTCTCGCGGCGATGACCAGCGTCAGGATCCCCGGCCTCGACCACTGGTTCGGCGGTCTGACCCGGCTGTGGCGGATACATCATCTCCTCGGGGCGGCGGCGTTCCTCCTGCTCATGGCGCATCCGCTCCTGCTCTCGTTCGCGGCCGCGCGGTTCTCCGTCCGGGCCGCGTCCGCCGTCCTGTTCCCCGGGCCTTCCGCGTGGGGCGTCTGGGCCGGCTGGCTGGCGCTGGCCGTCATGTCGGCGTTCCTGGCGCCCACCTTCGCCTTCTTCGGCGCGCCGGAGCATCAGCGCTGGAAGGCCCTGCACGCGCTGTCCGGCGCGGCGCTGCTGCTGGGCCTGGCGCACGCCCTCTCCTCGGGAGCGCTCCTCTCGGGCCGCGCGGCCTGGGCGTGGTGGGGAGGCTACGGGGCCGCGGCGCTGCTCGCCTTCGGCTGGCGCGCCTTCGCGGCGCGCCGCTTCGCCCGGAAGGCCTATACGGTCGCCGGGGCGGCGGCGGCCGGGCGCGGGATCGTCGAGTTGACGTTGAGGCCGGACGGCCGCCTGCTCGAGCGCCGCGCGGGCCAGTTCATATACCTGACTCCTCTGGACCCCGGCCTCGCCGCGGGGCGGGGCGAGGAGCATCCGTACACGCTGTCGTCGGCGCCGGACGAGCCGGCGCTGCGCGTGGTGATCAAGGACCTGGGCGACGCGTCGCGCGCGCTGCAGAGCGTCGCCGTCGGGAGCAAGGCGCTCGTCGAGGGCCCGTTCGGGGAGTTCTTCCCT is part of the Elusimicrobiota bacterium genome and harbors:
- a CDS encoding ferric reductase-like transmembrane domain-containing protein gives rise to the protein MSLPPRRMIGDAVLALLAAAPLAWACGLGEGGPALLLLGRAAAVLGLSLLLLAAMTSVRIPGLDHWFGGLTRLWRIHHLLGAAAFLLLMAHPLLLSFAAARFSVRAASAVLFPGPSAWGVWAGWLALAVMSAFLAPTFAFFGAPEHQRWKALHALSGAALLLGLAHALSSGALLSGRAAWAWWGGYGAAALLAFGWRAFAARRFARKAYTVAGAAAAGRGIVELTLRPDGRLLERRAGQFIYLTPLDPGLAAGRGEEHPYTLSSAPDEPALRVVIKDLGDASRALQSVAVGSKALVEGPFGEFFPRDGGDAPELWIAGGIGLTPFLSRVRELSPARPADVHLVYCVQDETRAHFRAELEGVAAKVPGFRLWMHHFAREGPLTAAFLRSRCPDFAGREIFVCGPPALIAAAREELRRAGVPSARVRSEDFNWL